From the genome of Flavobacteriales bacterium, one region includes:
- a CDS encoding T9SS type A sorting domain-containing protein: MKYLLFIGLYFLSLSTFSQTTSILFLGNSYTFTADLPGTLYNLALAGGDTIYHESNTPGGYTFQGHSTNATSLAKIASRDWDFVVLQEQSQIPSFPPSQVASDCYPYAAILVDSIRSNDACTEPVFFMTWGRKDGDQSNCPFYPPLCTFEGMNFRLRQSYLEMGANNGGTVAPCGAAWHAMSVADNFFWNGLYSGDGSHPSAWGTYLNACVFYATIFRQSPVGITYYSSIGQADAETLQQLAADMVLDSLSNWSIGHQDVVSNADFAFNSGLEVQFVANSENATDHFWTFGDGETSTDENPIHAYQTTETFTVTHIAFSNCDADTTMLQLTTNALGIDNQAALNEVVAAQNGKIFTVRNPLNRTLSVSILDISGRRVFTESIQSNSTKTFDLNASNGIYLLQLSDGYEQATRKVALD; this comes from the coding sequence ATGAAATACCTGCTATTCATCGGATTATACTTCCTGAGTCTTTCAACGTTTTCGCAAACTACTTCCATCCTGTTTTTGGGAAACAGCTATACTTTCACTGCTGATCTTCCTGGAACGCTGTACAATTTGGCCTTAGCAGGTGGCGATACCATTTACCACGAATCGAACACTCCGGGTGGCTACACGTTCCAAGGTCATTCAACCAATGCCACATCGTTGGCGAAAATTGCAAGTAGAGATTGGGATTTTGTCGTACTTCAGGAACAAAGCCAGATTCCTTCTTTTCCGCCATCTCAAGTTGCTTCCGACTGTTATCCGTACGCAGCCATTCTGGTCGATTCAATCCGATCGAATGATGCTTGTACAGAGCCCGTTTTTTTCATGACCTGGGGCAGAAAAGACGGTGATCAAAGTAACTGTCCGTTTTATCCTCCGCTTTGCACTTTTGAAGGAATGAATTTCAGGCTTCGTCAAAGCTACTTGGAAATGGGTGCGAACAATGGAGGCACTGTTGCACCGTGTGGTGCAGCATGGCATGCCATGTCTGTTGCAGACAATTTCTTCTGGAACGGACTTTATTCGGGCGATGGAAGTCATCCGAGTGCTTGGGGAACATATCTGAATGCGTGCGTCTTCTATGCCACCATTTTCAGGCAATCTCCTGTTGGCATCACGTATTATTCATCCATCGGTCAGGCAGATGCTGAAACGCTTCAGCAGTTGGCGGCAGATATGGTGCTTGACAGCTTAAGCAACTGGTCCATCGGTCATCAAGACGTGGTTTCAAATGCAGATTTTGCCTTCAATAGTGGACTTGAAGTTCAGTTCGTTGCCAATTCTGAAAACGCTACTGACCATTTTTGGACTTTCGGTGATGGTGAAACCTCTACTGACGAAAATCCAATCCACGCGTATCAAACGACCGAAACGTTTACGGTCACGCACATTGCTTTTTCAAACTGCGATGCTGACACGACCATGCTACAATTGACAACAAATGCACTGGGTATCGATAATCAGGCAGCGTTAAACGAAGTTGTGGCAGCTCAAAATGGTAAAATCTTTACGGTTAGAAATCCGTTGAACAGAACCCTTTCAGTTAGTATACTGGACATTTCAGGAAGAAGGGTTTTTACGGAGTCAATTCAATCAAACAGCACTAAGACATTTGATCTGAACGCATCCAACGGAATATACCTTTTACAACTTTCCGATGGCTACGAACAAGCTACTCGAAAGGTAGCGCTAGATTAG
- the tsaD gene encoding tRNA (adenosine(37)-N6)-threonylcarbamoyltransferase complex transferase subunit TsaD, whose amino-acid sequence MLSSPLILAIESSCDDTSAAVLRGNLVLSNIVANQDVHREFGGVVPELASREHQKNIVPVVHQALEKAGITKEELNAIAFTEGPGLMGSLLVGGSFAKTFSLALGIPLIGVDHMQAHILAHFIKENDKNAPEFPFLCLTVSGGHTQIVLVEEPLKMSIVGKTIDDAAGEAFDKAAKILNLGYPGGPMIDKLAKTGNPNRFSYSTPKIDGFDFSFSGIKTSFLYHLQHEMKVDSDFIVKNLNDICASYQHHLVGYLMSKLSDAILQFNVKHIALAGGVSANSELRSSFEKLAEKHGIEAHIPKFEYCTDNAAMIGIVGYFKYLNVDFADFSLAPKARLHF is encoded by the coding sequence GTGCTAAGTTCTCCTCTCATACTTGCCATCGAATCATCTTGCGATGATACTTCTGCTGCCGTTCTCAGGGGAAATCTAGTGCTCTCCAACATTGTAGCTAATCAGGATGTTCATCGAGAATTTGGAGGCGTTGTACCCGAACTGGCATCGCGCGAGCATCAGAAAAATATTGTTCCAGTAGTTCATCAAGCACTTGAAAAAGCAGGAATAACCAAAGAGGAACTCAACGCTATTGCCTTTACTGAAGGCCCAGGGTTGATGGGAAGTCTCTTGGTTGGTGGTTCGTTTGCCAAAACTTTTTCGCTCGCGCTGGGAATTCCGCTGATTGGCGTTGATCACATGCAAGCGCATATTCTCGCCCACTTCATTAAGGAAAATGATAAAAATGCTCCTGAATTTCCATTTCTGTGCTTAACCGTTAGCGGTGGACACACACAAATTGTGCTGGTGGAAGAACCATTGAAAATGAGCATCGTTGGAAAAACAATTGATGATGCAGCAGGCGAAGCATTCGACAAGGCAGCGAAAATTCTCAATCTCGGTTATCCTGGCGGACCGATGATAGACAAGTTGGCAAAGACCGGAAACCCGAACAGATTCAGCTACTCCACTCCCAAAATTGATGGCTTTGACTTCAGTTTCAGTGGAATAAAAACATCATTTCTCTATCATTTACAACACGAAATGAAAGTCGATTCCGATTTCATCGTGAAAAACCTAAATGACATCTGCGCCTCGTATCAGCATCATCTTGTCGGTTATCTGATGTCGAAATTGAGTGATGCGATCCTTCAGTTCAACGTGAAACATATTGCGCTAGCTGGGGGCGTTTCTGCAAACAGTGAGTTGCGAAGCAGCTTTGAGAAGCTTGCAGAAAAACATGGAATTGAGGCGCACATCCCCAAGTTTGAATACTGCACAGACAATGCAGCGATGATCGGAATTGTCGGCTACTTCAAATACTTGAACGTTGATTTCGCTGATTTTTCATTAGCTCCTAAGGCACGCCTCCATTTCTGA
- a CDS encoding translocation/assembly module TamB yields the protein MIFKSIKKAFAWGSILMLLLVLLFGGGYFALRSPKVQTRITQYIAEYLSDELKTTVSVQGVDIGFFNRIILEELYVQDLKGDTLAYLDKLHLGINSISLDGNAVHLGRVRIDDLKFYLHKYQGDEKLNIQFLLDYFAAPKDTTKGKSWDIRSDELELRNASFQLQNHYAVETKIGIDYKDLDVRHINLLLTSIRIDADTIFGNMEHLNCYENRGFFLKNLKGNAKVSPAELKIDGLVIQTATSNLDLDLHYTYSGWADYLTFIDSVRMDYTINSSQVNFVDVAFFAPALNGLKEKLDISGHIYGPVSSLNARDLKIAYGNVTALEGNIDMDGLPNFKETFLYLDLKRFSTRYSDLIAIPLPPFDSGKRLQLPKNISNLGRMDFKGSFTGFVNDFVAYGKLNTDIGQLQTDILLKQGETADKLAYSGTLKSVGFDLGKFFETEKLGRVTLDASVTGHGLAKEDINAKLVGHIQSAELISYDYKNIEVNGTFAKSKFEGDLSIVEDNLDLVFQGAIDLSQQLPQFDFHSDINKANLYELNILRTRENATVSGVLDVNFIGDDIDNILGSIEIANATYQQEGDEKYAIKSFALDVSEVGEIKTLQLRSGIVDADFKGKFSFRNIPKAVNNLMRKHLPSYAGEFAVLKANEGLEFDFNIDLNNTELLSYFFAKDLVISDRSNFVGSYSSSRDEVFLRGRLNEVSYKQIVLDNVQIEAENPGKEFRLGVYSDKVNLTDSIYLASFEVTSFTFNDSLGLVVKWDNKTKIENQAFIQGVASFPKNEEVSFHLDDSKITVAGLDWTVQPNNLLEIDTTSFTFTNFQFFNKQQSIGLNGTISKDPKAKLNVNLKDFDLVNVNIATQRSGLRLQGMISGNAQVSGIYNELFLTNQLQVDSLVLNEVLIGSGELNNTWIPATRSVQVFGLFQRNDMTSLSLVGEFLPGNDRKENFNLKAMVDQLPLSVFNPYIKVVLTDVKGTAKADLSLKGTIKDPRLAGSVILKEADMMFTYLNTRFRISDTVEVKPDGFYFKNLELLDEQDNVGSINGWVKHDAFKNFRFDANLAANNFLALNTNSAMNTLYYGKAYGTGSVHFFGDPKNMQLEVAMKTERGTRFFIPLFGAKNVNESDFITFVKPKDAEDVIEIENEFKVTFKNLTLDMDIEVTSDAEVQLIFDPQVGDIIKGRGDGNIIMTLDRSGNFKMFGEYYIKKGEYLFTLQNIVNKKFLIQQGGTINWSGDPYSALVNLKAIYGVRTALYDLMYPDTANGNYKKRIQVDCILKMTDNLLSPNITFDIDLPNSDDRTMTDVRNKIGVGNDQEMNRQVFGLLVLNRFFPTETQNQALQQAGGFLSSSSAEMISNQLSNWLSKISNDFDVGLNYRPGSDITSDELQASLSTQLFNNRIIVDGNVGVANTKSSSSNIVGDVNIEYKITSDGRFRVRAFNKSNDINTVIKYAPFTQGVGLTYQREFDRLGDLFRRRKKEDYDPVN from the coding sequence ATGATTTTCAAAAGTATCAAAAAAGCTTTCGCATGGGGTTCAATTCTCATGTTGCTGCTCGTGCTTCTGTTTGGAGGCGGATACTTTGCGTTGCGTAGTCCAAAAGTACAGACGAGAATCACACAGTATATCGCTGAGTATTTGTCGGATGAATTGAAAACCACTGTTTCTGTTCAAGGTGTGGATATTGGGTTTTTCAATCGCATCATTCTGGAAGAGTTGTACGTGCAAGATCTGAAAGGCGACACCTTAGCTTACTTGGACAAACTTCATCTTGGCATCAATTCCATCAGTTTGGATGGGAATGCCGTGCATTTGGGGCGCGTTCGGATTGACGACCTGAAGTTCTATCTCCACAAATATCAAGGAGACGAAAAACTGAATATCCAGTTTCTGCTCGATTATTTTGCGGCACCAAAGGATACCACCAAAGGAAAATCTTGGGATATCCGTTCGGATGAATTGGAGTTGCGAAATGCTTCTTTTCAGCTTCAGAATCACTATGCTGTAGAAACCAAAATTGGTATCGATTACAAAGACCTGGATGTAAGACACATCAATTTACTGCTCACGTCCATTCGCATTGATGCAGATACCATCTTCGGGAATATGGAGCACTTGAATTGCTATGAGAACCGTGGTTTTTTTCTCAAGAATCTGAAAGGAAATGCCAAGGTTAGTCCAGCAGAATTGAAGATTGATGGACTCGTGATTCAAACAGCGACCAGCAATCTCGATCTCGACCTTCATTACACCTATAGCGGATGGGCGGACTATCTTACTTTTATTGATAGTGTCCGAATGGACTACACTATCAATTCGTCTCAGGTCAACTTTGTGGATGTAGCGTTTTTCGCGCCTGCGCTGAATGGATTGAAGGAAAAACTGGATATCTCTGGCCACATTTATGGCCCGGTTTCATCCTTAAATGCCCGTGATCTGAAGATTGCATACGGGAATGTCACTGCGCTTGAAGGTAACATTGACATGGACGGTTTGCCCAATTTCAAAGAAACTTTTCTGTATTTGGATCTGAAGCGTTTTTCCACACGCTACTCAGACCTTATTGCTATTCCCTTGCCACCGTTTGATAGTGGCAAAAGATTGCAACTGCCTAAAAACATTTCCAATTTGGGAAGAATGGATTTCAAGGGAAGTTTTACCGGTTTCGTCAATGACTTTGTGGCCTATGGGAAATTGAACACGGACATAGGCCAGCTACAAACAGATATTCTGTTGAAGCAAGGAGAAACGGCAGACAAATTGGCCTACAGTGGAACGCTTAAATCGGTAGGTTTTGACCTCGGAAAGTTCTTTGAGACGGAAAAACTTGGGAGAGTGACTCTTGATGCAAGCGTTACTGGACACGGTTTGGCAAAAGAAGACATCAACGCCAAGTTGGTCGGCCACATCCAATCGGCTGAGCTGATCAGTTACGATTACAAGAACATTGAAGTGAACGGAACCTTTGCCAAGAGCAAATTTGAGGGCGATCTGAGTATTGTGGAAGATAATCTGGATCTCGTTTTTCAGGGAGCAATTGACCTGAGCCAGCAGCTTCCGCAGTTCGATTTTCACTCCGATATCAATAAGGCCAATCTGTATGAACTGAATATTCTACGAACCCGCGAAAACGCCACGGTAAGTGGAGTTTTAGACGTCAATTTTATTGGTGATGACATCGATAACATACTTGGTAGTATCGAAATTGCCAACGCCACATATCAGCAGGAAGGCGATGAGAAGTATGCCATCAAGTCGTTTGCGCTAGATGTTTCGGAAGTAGGAGAGATCAAGACCTTACAATTGAGGTCTGGCATTGTAGATGCCGATTTCAAAGGGAAATTCAGCTTTAGGAACATTCCAAAAGCGGTAAACAATCTGATGCGAAAGCACTTGCCAAGCTATGCTGGCGAGTTTGCGGTTTTGAAAGCCAACGAAGGTTTGGAATTCGATTTTAACATTGACCTGAACAATACCGAACTGCTCAGTTATTTCTTCGCCAAAGATCTTGTGATCAGTGATAGGTCAAATTTTGTTGGAAGTTATTCATCATCTAGAGACGAGGTGTTTTTGCGTGGAAGGCTAAACGAAGTAAGCTATAAGCAGATCGTGTTGGATAATGTGCAAATAGAGGCGGAAAATCCAGGGAAGGAATTCAGGTTGGGAGTTTATTCTGATAAGGTCAACTTAACGGACAGTATTTATCTGGCCAGTTTTGAGGTTACCTCTTTCACCTTCAACGATAGTTTGGGACTTGTGGTGAAATGGGATAACAAGACCAAGATTGAGAATCAAGCATTCATTCAGGGAGTGGCATCTTTTCCTAAAAATGAGGAGGTTAGTTTTCATCTTGACGATTCTAAAATTACCGTTGCTGGTTTGGATTGGACCGTGCAACCAAACAATCTCTTAGAGATTGATACCACAAGTTTCACCTTCACCAATTTTCAGTTTTTCAATAAGCAACAATCCATTGGATTGAATGGAACGATTTCGAAAGATCCGAAGGCCAAACTCAATGTGAACCTGAAGGATTTTGATCTGGTAAATGTGAATATCGCCACGCAGCGTTCTGGTCTTAGACTTCAAGGTATGATTTCGGGAAATGCACAGGTTTCGGGCATTTACAACGAATTGTTCCTCACCAATCAACTACAGGTTGATTCGTTGGTGCTGAATGAGGTGTTGATCGGAAGTGGCGAACTGAACAACACGTGGATTCCTGCAACGAGAAGCGTACAGGTTTTCGGCCTATTTCAGCGCAACGACATGACGAGCCTAAGTCTCGTGGGAGAATTTCTTCCTGGAAATGATCGTAAGGAGAATTTTAACCTGAAGGCGATGGTTGATCAACTGCCGCTAAGTGTTTTCAATCCTTATATCAAAGTGGTATTAACAGATGTGAAAGGAACAGCCAAGGCTGATCTGAGCTTGAAAGGAACCATTAAAGATCCACGTCTGGCTGGTTCGGTCATTTTGAAAGAAGCCGATATGATGTTCACCTACCTGAATACACGTTTCAGAATATCAGATACCGTAGAAGTAAAACCAGATGGCTTCTACTTCAAAAATCTTGAATTGTTGGATGAACAGGACAACGTTGGAAGTATCAACGGTTGGGTAAAGCACGATGCGTTCAAGAACTTCCGGTTCGATGCAAACCTTGCAGCAAACAATTTCTTGGCGCTTAACACCAATTCAGCCATGAATACGCTGTACTATGGCAAAGCCTATGGTACAGGATCGGTTCACTTTTTCGGTGACCCGAAAAACATGCAACTGGAAGTGGCCATGAAAACCGAGCGCGGCACGCGGTTTTTCATTCCGCTGTTTGGAGCTAAAAATGTCAATGAAAGTGACTTCATCACGTTTGTGAAACCCAAAGACGCAGAAGATGTGATTGAAATTGAGAATGAATTCAAAGTCACTTTCAAGAATCTGACCTTGGATATGGACATAGAGGTAACCTCAGATGCTGAAGTACAATTGATCTTCGATCCACAAGTGGGCGATATCATTAAAGGTAGGGGAGATGGAAACATCATCATGACCTTGGACCGCTCAGGCAACTTCAAAATGTTCGGAGAATACTACATCAAGAAAGGAGAATACCTCTTTACGTTGCAGAATATCGTCAACAAAAAATTCCTTATCCAGCAAGGAGGAACAATTAATTGGAGCGGAGATCCATATAGTGCTCTGGTCAATCTGAAAGCCATTTATGGCGTACGTACTGCCTTATATGATCTAATGTATCCTGACACGGCCAACGGCAATTATAAGAAGCGAATTCAGGTGGATTGTATTCTTAAAATGACGGATAATCTGCTTAGCCCGAACATAACATTCGATATTGACCTGCCGAATTCTGACGACAGGACAATGACCGATGTGAGGAACAAGATCGGTGTTGGCAATGATCAGGAAATGAACCGACAAGTGTTCGGACTATTGGTGCTGAATCGCTTTTTTCCAACAGAAACGCAGAATCAGGCGTTGCAGCAGGCAGGAGGATTTCTCTCGTCAAGTTCTGCCGAAATGATTTCCAATCAGCTCAGTAATTGGCTTTCCAAGATCAGCAACGATTTTGACGTGGGACTCAATTATAGACCGGGAAGTGATATTACTAGCGATGAGTTACAAGCATCGCTCAGCACGCAATTATTCAATAATCGCATTATTGTGGATGGAAACGTGGGTGTGGCCAACACGAAATCCAGTTCCAGTAATATTGTGGGTGATGTGAACATCGAATACAAGATAACAAGCGATGGGCGCTTTCGTGTGCGGGCATTCAACAAGAGCAATGACATCAATACGGTCATCAAATATGCACCATTCACACAGGGTGTCGGTCTTACATATCAGCGTGAGTTCGATCGTTTGGGCGACCTTTTTCGCAGAAGGAAGAAAGAGGACTACGATCCGGTAAACTGA
- a CDS encoding universal stress protein, whose translation MKNILVAVDFKEGEKRVIDSAFQLANAFGSKLWLMHIAAPDPDFVGYEVGPQYIRDSRADELRKEHRVLQEYTEELRVKGVVAEGLLVQGATIEMIIEESQKLNADLIVAGHHNNGFFYNAFVGSVSADIIKKSKIPVLIVPLD comes from the coding sequence ATGAAGAATATTTTAGTTGCAGTGGATTTCAAAGAAGGCGAAAAGCGAGTTATTGATTCGGCTTTTCAATTGGCCAACGCTTTTGGTTCAAAATTGTGGTTAATGCATATCGCAGCGCCAGATCCCGATTTTGTGGGTTATGAAGTTGGTCCTCAATATATCCGAGATAGCCGAGCGGATGAACTGAGAAAAGAACATCGCGTGCTTCAGGAATACACAGAGGAGTTAAGAGTTAAAGGAGTGGTAGCAGAAGGTCTGTTGGTGCAAGGAGCCACGATTGAAATGATCATTGAAGAGTCTCAGAAATTGAATGCAGACCTCATCGTTGCTGGGCATCACAACAACGGGTTTTTTTACAACGCTTTTGTGGGAAGCGTCTCTGCCGACATCATCAAGAAATCGAAAATTCCAGTATTGATCGTCCCTTTGGATTGA
- a CDS encoding PaaI family thioesterase → MSLTYESEEQKWAIIKMAIEQNMPANKIFGFEIMEIREGFAKVHVPFKDEFIGDFIHGLWHGGIIASIADSAAGIAASTVLTDARDKLNTIDLRIDYLSGAIKEDLYAEAELLKVGKRIIKADVKLYQKTKGTVAIARGAFSLLKFGE, encoded by the coding sequence ATGAGCCTTACCTACGAATCGGAAGAACAGAAATGGGCCATTATCAAAATGGCCATTGAGCAGAATATGCCTGCCAATAAGATCTTCGGGTTCGAGATCATGGAAATTAGGGAAGGCTTTGCAAAGGTGCACGTGCCTTTCAAAGATGAGTTCATCGGAGATTTCATTCACGGCCTTTGGCACGGTGGCATCATTGCAAGCATTGCCGATTCTGCTGCAGGAATTGCTGCCTCCACCGTTCTTACTGATGCACGCGACAAACTGAACACAATTGACCTGAGAATTGATTACTTAAGTGGAGCGATCAAGGAAGACCTATATGCCGAAGCAGAACTTCTGAAAGTTGGTAAACGCATCATTAAGGCTGATGTGAAGCTGTATCAAAAGACAAAAGGCACGGTGGCCATTGCTCGCGGTGCTTTTAGTCTTCTCAAGTTCGGAGAGTAG
- a CDS encoding efflux RND transporter permease subunit — protein sequence MLKEYGLSSLSLRNSTSVLILTFLIVCGGILAYSTMPKELFPEVVMPQIYVRTVYPGNSPIDIENLITRQIEKEIKPLKGINEMTSTSVQDNSIIIVEFNTDVPVEEALSDVKDAVDKAKSDLPTDLDMEPMVMDVNMSEMPVMNINLSGDYSVDDLKDYAELLQDKMEVIAEVSSVDLRGALEREININVDVNKMEAVEVSFNDIESAIGYENMSVSGGDILMDQTRRTIRVSGEYTNMDQIANTIVKAEFGNIIYLRDIATVEDGYKERESYARLDGNPVVSLDIVKKSGENLLNATDQVFAILEEAKANRFPSDLKITITNDQSNQVRGQLLNLENSIYSGVILVVIVLLFFLGLRNALFVGIAIPLSMLMSFMILGSMGITINMMVLFALILALGMLVDNGIVTIENIYRLYSEGMSKTDAAKYGVGEIAVPIISSTATTLAAFAPLLFWDSIMGEFMKFLPITLIVVLGSSLFVGLVVNPVLAALFMKREENKGVNLKSLIITVAVEAILSVLFYVGDMFSMGTIFATLAVLTVINAYILRPVSTWFQNSFLVWLEEAYLKTLRFSLSAWRPMALFVFTIVLLFASIALIGVMSPDVEFFPANDPKYVNIFLEAAPGTDIEKTNQTILGVEAEVQEIIDPYRVCVNSVVTNIGSGSNDPMDGPPAGETPNKAKITISFKEFEEREGISTSDVMKALSENLNKRAGIIMNIQKNREGPPAGKPINIEVSGEEFETLIATAEKLKAEIAAKNIPGVEGLKLDLETGKPEIMVNVDRARARMFGLSTAQIGGTLRTALFGKEISKYKEGEDEYPIMLKLQDNYRYDVSSLLNQRITFRDMTTGKIKQVPISAVADISFTSSYGAVKRRDQDRTITIWSNVIEGYNATNINAQIQEEFGEYPMPEGYALRFTGESEEQEKAAAFLGKAFMIAIALIVLILVSQFNSAIKPAIIVGSVAFSTIGVFLGIIAFGDTISVIMTGIGIVSLAGIVVNNAIVLIDYIDLTRARKREELGMPEGSVLPLNEAVECIIEGGKTRLRPVLLTAITTVLGLLPLATGMNINFYTLLSELDPQIYFGGDNVAFWGPMAWTVVYGLSFATFLTLVIVPVMYLLVEQVVIYFAKPVIPGQED from the coding sequence ATGTTGAAGGAGTACGGCCTGTCGTCTCTTTCACTTAGAAACAGTACCAGTGTCCTCATCCTCACGTTCCTGATCGTGTGTGGTGGCATCTTGGCCTACTCCACCATGCCAAAGGAATTATTTCCAGAGGTGGTAATGCCACAGATCTACGTACGAACCGTTTATCCGGGAAACTCGCCAATTGACATCGAAAATCTGATCACGCGTCAGATTGAGAAAGAGATCAAACCGCTGAAAGGCATCAATGAGATGACCTCCACTTCGGTGCAGGATAACTCCATCATCATTGTCGAATTCAACACAGATGTTCCTGTTGAAGAAGCGCTTTCTGATGTGAAAGATGCCGTGGATAAAGCCAAGAGCGACCTCCCTACCGACCTCGATATGGAACCGATGGTGATGGATGTGAACATGTCGGAAATGCCCGTCATGAACATCAACCTTTCGGGAGATTACAGCGTGGATGACCTGAAAGATTACGCAGAATTACTTCAAGATAAAATGGAAGTGATTGCGGAAGTTTCTTCTGTTGACCTGCGTGGTGCCTTGGAGCGTGAGATCAACATCAATGTGGATGTGAATAAGATGGAAGCCGTTGAAGTGAGTTTCAACGATATTGAAAGCGCCATCGGTTATGAGAACATGAGCGTTTCTGGTGGCGACATCCTAATGGATCAAACACGCAGAACAATCCGTGTTTCTGGCGAATACACCAACATGGACCAGATTGCCAACACCATTGTGAAGGCTGAGTTCGGAAACATCATTTACCTCCGCGACATTGCTACCGTAGAAGACGGCTATAAAGAGCGTGAAAGCTACGCTCGTTTGGACGGAAATCCAGTTGTGTCGTTGGATATCGTGAAGAAATCGGGCGAAAACCTGCTGAACGCTACCGATCAGGTGTTTGCCATTTTGGAAGAAGCAAAGGCCAACCGTTTTCCTTCTGATCTGAAGATCACCATTACAAACGACCAGAGTAATCAGGTTCGAGGACAATTGTTGAACTTGGAGAACAGCATCTACTCTGGAGTAATTCTAGTAGTAATCGTATTGCTTTTCTTCCTCGGATTGCGAAATGCACTTTTCGTTGGAATTGCCATTCCACTTTCCATGCTAATGAGTTTCATGATCCTCGGATCCATGGGGATCACCATCAATATGATGGTACTTTTTGCGTTGATTCTTGCTTTAGGAATGTTGGTGGATAACGGCATCGTGACCATCGAGAACATCTACAGACTTTACTCCGAAGGCATGTCAAAAACAGACGCTGCCAAATATGGAGTTGGAGAGATTGCTGTTCCGATCATTTCATCAACAGCAACTACGCTTGCAGCCTTTGCTCCTCTCCTATTCTGGGACAGCATCATGGGTGAGTTCATGAAGTTCCTTCCAATCACGCTGATCGTGGTTCTTGGTTCTTCCCTTTTCGTTGGTCTGGTTGTAAACCCAGTTTTAGCCGCGCTATTCATGAAGCGTGAAGAAAACAAAGGTGTCAATCTGAAATCGCTGATCATCACGGTAGCGGTTGAGGCAATTTTGAGCGTTCTATTTTACGTTGGAGACATGTTCAGCATGGGAACGATCTTTGCCACTTTGGCGGTTCTTACAGTGATCAACGCGTACATTTTGAGACCTGTTTCCACGTGGTTCCAAAACAGTTTCCTCGTTTGGTTGGAAGAGGCCTATTTGAAAACCTTGCGCTTCTCGCTGAGCGCCTGGAGACCAATGGCTTTGTTCGTCTTCACGATTGTGCTCCTATTTGCTTCCATCGCATTGATAGGAGTTATGAGTCCGGATGTTGAGTTTTTCCCAGCAAACGACCCGAAATATGTGAACATTTTCTTGGAAGCTGCTCCAGGAACGGACATTGAAAAAACGAATCAAACCATTCTTGGTGTAGAAGCAGAAGTTCAAGAAATCATCGATCCATATCGTGTGTGTGTCAATTCGGTTGTAACCAATATCGGGTCTGGTTCTAACGACCCTATGGACGGACCGCCAGCAGGCGAAACTCCGAACAAAGCCAAGATCACCATTTCATTCAAGGAGTTTGAAGAACGAGAAGGCATTTCGACCTCTGATGTGATGAAAGCACTGAGCGAAAACCTTAACAAACGTGCTGGTATCATCATGAACATTCAAAAGAATCGTGAAGGTCCTCCAGCTGGAAAACCGATCAATATTGAGGTGAGCGGTGAGGAATTTGAAACGCTTATTGCAACTGCTGAAAAACTCAAAGCTGAGATTGCTGCCAAAAACATTCCAGGTGTTGAAGGTCTTAAACTCGACCTCGAAACAGGCAAGCCTGAGATCATGGTGAACGTTGACCGAGCACGCGCTCGAATGTTCGGACTGAGCACAGCTCAAATTGGTGGAACGTTGAGAACAGCACTTTTCGGAAAGGAGATCAGCAAATACAAAGAAGGTGAGGATGAATATCCGATCATGCTGAAGTTGCAAGACAACTACCGCTATGATGTGAGCTCGTTGCTCAATCAGCGCATCACCTTCCGCGATATGACGACTGGCAAGATCAAGCAAGTGCCGATTTCAGCAGTTGCAGATATCTCGTTCACTAGTTCGTACGGTGCTGTTAAGCGTAGAGACCAAGACAGAACCATTACCATTTGGAGTAACGTGATCGAAGGATACAACGCCACGAACATCAATGCGCAGATACAAGAGGAATTTGGAGAATATCCGATGCCTGAAGGTTATGCACTGCGTTTTACAGGAGAAAGTGAAGAGCAGGAAAAAGCCGCTGCTTTCTTGGGTAAAGCCTTTATGATCGCGATTGCATTGATCGTGCTGATTCTCGTATCTCAGTTCAACTCAGCAATTAAACCAGCAATTATCGTAGGTTCTGTCGCTTTCAGCACCATCGGTGTTTTCTTGGGAATCATTGCCTTTGGCGACACCATTTCGGTTATCATGACTGGAATTGGAATCGTTTCGCTGGCGGGAATTGTGGTAAACAACGCCATCGTGCTCATCGACTACATCGACCTGACCCGCGCTAGAAAACGCGAAGAATTAGGCATGCCAGAAGGAAGTGTTTTGCCATTGAATGAAGCGGTAGAATGCATTATCGAAGGTGGAAAAACACGTTTGCGACCAGTATTGCTTACGGCCATTACAACGGTTTTGGGTCTGCTCCCACTTGCAACGGGTATGAATATTAACTTCTACACGCTTTTAAGCGAACTTGACCCTCAGATCTATTTCGGTGGAGATAACGTGGCATTCTGGGGTCCAATGGCATGGACTGTTGTTTATGGTCTATCCTTCGCTACCTTCCTGACGTTGGTGATTGTTCCGGTAATGTACCTTTTGGTTGAGCAAGTGGTGATATACTTCGCTAAGCCAGTAATTCCTGGACAAGAAGACTAA